One Brassica napus cultivar Da-Ae chromosome C4, Da-Ae, whole genome shotgun sequence genomic region harbors:
- the LOC111205850 gene encoding uncharacterized protein LOC111205850, protein MVVVHNAGFSSPLHNSTNPIVKFSSQATPLKPWPFLFHGSTSLLLSSKRRLARSCSETNNNSITTASEPVESTKRGPLTARERLRAARVLSRYTEATPKPSKPKMGSQILEVLKESDKKSNRKPGLPEAPTNMLDDSKRGMPKKGLTFDLPGSADILVIAFSFVFISTVMFATTFVVWKLGAIHFNEN, encoded by the exons ATGGTCGTCGTTCACAACGCCGGCTTCAGTTCTCCG CTTCATAACAGCACCAATCCTATTGTTAAATTCTCAAGTCAAGCTACACCGTTAAAGCCTTGGCCCTTCTTGTTCCACGGTTCAACAAGTTTGTTACTTTCAAGCAAAAGGAGATTGGCTCGGTCCTGTTCAGAGACAAATAACAATTCCATCACAACAGCAAGTGAACCCGTTGAATCTACAAAAAGAGGACCTTTGACAGcaagagagagactaagagCAGCACGTGTGCTCAGCCGATACACAGAAGCAACACCTaaaccatcaaaacccaaaatggGGAGCCAAATCTTGGAGGTGCTCAAGGAAAGCGATAAGAAATCGAATAGGAAACCGGGTTTACCCGAAGCACCAACCAACATGCTTGATGATAGCAAGAGAGGTATGCCAAAGAAAGGGCTTACCTTTGATCTACCCGGAAGTGCGGATATACTAGTCATTGCTTTTTCATTTGTGTTCATAAGCACTGTGATGTTTGCTACTACTTTTGTTGTCTGGAAACTCGGTGCCATTCACTTCAATGAAAACTAA